A portion of the Stigmatella aurantiaca DW4/3-1 genome contains these proteins:
- a CDS encoding MmgE/PrpD family protein gives MERALAEHIAHARYEALDASVIESTKSFILDTLGVSLAGLCMPGIQPLLAYVLQQGGRGESTILGHRARGTAEQAALINGALAHVLDYDETHVAANVHANAAVFPAALAVAEQQGQVSGREFLVAIALGVDLTCRLGIACRQGMSEGWWPTSLFGAFGAAAATARLLGLDVDRIRQTLGIAYAQATGNRQAMLDGGDAKYLQCGLAARSAVTAGHFARMGFTGATHFLSGPFGLSALYAGGALREAALFEGLGRRFLGAELTCKLYPCCSAAQAPLHAALELMRDHPIDARSLAEIRVQAPREVAEQLGRPDQEGSTRIQLQVNLPYLVAAAVVRGRLSLQDLEEDALHGSPEVLWLAKRVTVEAASTSSLRGAELPVTVEFIARDGTRWQRTVDAPAGAPSYMGRREQILDKFRSCLGHGGDETLRARSGLIIERLFHLESLDSMDRLTEAFRTRSEE, from the coding sequence ATGGAACGCGCGCTCGCAGAACATATCGCCCATGCTCGATACGAAGCGCTTGATGCGTCTGTCATTGAGTCAACAAAGAGCTTCATCCTCGATACGCTGGGCGTGTCCCTTGCAGGATTGTGCATGCCGGGCATCCAGCCCCTGTTGGCCTATGTGCTGCAACAGGGCGGCCGTGGGGAAAGCACGATCCTCGGCCATCGTGCCCGGGGAACCGCGGAGCAGGCTGCGCTCATCAATGGAGCGCTGGCTCATGTCTTGGATTATGACGAGACCCATGTGGCGGCGAATGTCCACGCCAACGCAGCCGTATTTCCTGCGGCTCTCGCGGTGGCCGAGCAGCAGGGGCAGGTATCGGGCCGTGAGTTCCTGGTGGCCATTGCGTTGGGGGTGGATCTTACCTGCCGTTTGGGAATTGCCTGCCGACAGGGAATGAGCGAGGGGTGGTGGCCTACCTCTCTGTTCGGAGCATTCGGGGCGGCAGCCGCCACAGCCAGGCTGCTCGGGCTCGATGTGGACCGAATCCGGCAGACGCTAGGAATTGCCTACGCGCAAGCCACGGGCAACCGGCAGGCAATGCTCGACGGTGGTGACGCCAAATATTTACAGTGCGGCCTGGCCGCGCGATCGGCGGTCACTGCCGGACACTTCGCCCGGATGGGCTTCACTGGCGCGACCCACTTCCTTTCGGGGCCGTTTGGATTGTCCGCGCTGTACGCGGGTGGAGCTCTCCGCGAGGCCGCGCTCTTCGAGGGGTTGGGCCGACGATTCCTTGGGGCCGAGTTGACCTGTAAGCTCTATCCATGCTGCAGCGCAGCCCAAGCTCCCCTCCACGCTGCTCTTGAGCTGATGCGTGACCATCCGATCGACGCCCGGTCGCTGGCTGAGATTCGCGTTCAGGCTCCCCGTGAGGTGGCTGAGCAGCTTGGCCGTCCTGATCAGGAAGGAAGCACCCGGATCCAGCTCCAGGTCAACCTGCCCTATCTCGTCGCGGCCGCCGTGGTACGGGGGCGTTTGAGCCTCCAGGATCTCGAAGAGGATGCCCTTCACGGCAGCCCGGAGGTGCTCTGGCTTGCCAAACGAGTGACGGTCGAGGCGGCAAGTACCTCCAGCTTGCGCGGTGCGGAATTGCCGGTCACGGTCGAGTTTATCGCCAGGGACGGAACACGCTGGCAGCGGACGGTGGACGCTCCGGCGGGGGCTCCTTCCTATATGGGCCGCCGCGAACAGATCCTGGACAAGTTTCGCTCCTGTCTGGGTCATGGTGGAGATGAGACACTGCGAGCGAGGAGCGGCCTGATCATCGAAAGGCTCTTCCATTTGGAATCGCTGGACTCGATGGACCGCCTCACGGAAGCGTTCAGGACAAGGAGCGAAGAATGA
- a CDS encoding thiamine pyrophosphate-requiring protein, translating to MNAADAIARILKAEGVEYLFAYPMNPIIEAAANVDIRPIVVRQERTGLHMADALSRMSSGRRVGVFCMQNGPGAENAFGGVAQAYGESVPLVVLPMGFPRSQSGVNPNFSSALNFRHITKSAEQVLVPQAIPDALRRAFFQARNGRPRPALVEIPSDLFNEEVPEPWHYRPAPEVRSAPDPEVVERVASVLAGAARPVIYAGQGVHYARAWAALKEMAELLEAPVVTSLGGKSAFPENHPLALGSGGRAIPRTVHTFLQSADVILGIGCSFTSTKFGVKIPKGKTLIHATLDPSDIYKDIEAEYALVGDARLTLEALVQAVRPRLGGKPRGRSGDVARRIADVKAEWLAVWRPKLTSNAAPLSPYRVIWDLMHTVDVANTIITHDAGSPRDQLSPFWESVTPLSYIGWGKTTQLGYGLGLAMGAKLARPGQLCINVWGDAAIGFTGMDFETAVRERIPILSILFNNSSMALEVPVMPVSTQKYRSTDISGDYAGMVRALGGYGERVMTPEQIIPAIRRGIAKTEEGVPALLEFITAQETEFSSF from the coding sequence ATGAATGCCGCTGACGCGATCGCACGGATCCTCAAGGCGGAAGGGGTCGAATATCTCTTCGCCTATCCCATGAACCCCATCATCGAGGCCGCCGCGAATGTGGACATCCGGCCGATTGTCGTGCGGCAGGAGCGCACCGGCCTGCACATGGCCGACGCATTGAGCCGTATGTCCTCTGGCCGGCGCGTGGGCGTCTTTTGCATGCAGAATGGTCCTGGCGCGGAGAACGCCTTCGGCGGCGTGGCGCAGGCCTATGGGGAGTCGGTGCCTCTTGTCGTCCTGCCCATGGGCTTTCCTCGCTCGCAGTCCGGTGTGAATCCCAATTTCAGTTCGGCACTCAATTTCCGCCACATCACCAAGTCTGCCGAGCAGGTTCTGGTGCCTCAGGCCATTCCCGATGCCCTGCGCCGCGCTTTCTTTCAGGCTCGCAACGGTCGGCCCCGTCCAGCCCTGGTCGAGATCCCAAGCGATCTGTTCAACGAGGAAGTGCCAGAGCCCTGGCACTACCGCCCGGCGCCAGAGGTCCGCTCGGCGCCCGATCCTGAAGTCGTCGAGCGGGTGGCCAGTGTCCTGGCCGGTGCCGCACGGCCCGTCATCTACGCTGGTCAAGGCGTTCATTATGCGCGGGCATGGGCCGCGTTGAAGGAAATGGCCGAACTGCTCGAAGCTCCGGTGGTGACCAGTCTCGGTGGCAAGAGCGCTTTCCCCGAGAATCATCCGCTCGCGCTCGGGTCTGGTGGCCGCGCCATTCCGCGCACGGTGCACACGTTTCTCCAGAGCGCTGATGTCATCCTGGGAATTGGGTGCAGCTTCACGTCGACCAAGTTCGGGGTGAAGATCCCGAAGGGCAAGACGCTCATCCACGCCACGCTCGATCCCTCGGACATCTACAAGGACATCGAAGCAGAGTATGCGCTCGTGGGGGATGCCCGCTTGACACTGGAGGCCCTCGTGCAGGCGGTACGGCCAAGACTGGGGGGAAAGCCGCGCGGCAGGTCCGGCGACGTTGCACGGAGGATCGCCGACGTCAAGGCCGAATGGCTGGCGGTCTGGAGGCCCAAACTCACCAGCAACGCGGCGCCCCTGTCTCCTTACCGGGTCATCTGGGATCTGATGCACACGGTTGATGTCGCGAATACCATCATCACTCACGATGCCGGCAGTCCGCGCGATCAACTCTCGCCATTTTGGGAGAGCGTGACACCCCTCTCTTACATCGGTTGGGGAAAGACAACACAGTTGGGGTATGGCTTGGGGTTGGCGATGGGCGCCAAACTGGCGAGACCTGGACAGCTCTGCATCAACGTTTGGGGGGATGCAGCCATCGGTTTTACGGGCATGGACTTCGAGACGGCAGTCCGCGAGAGAATTCCGATCCTCTCGATCCTCTTCAACAACTCATCCATGGCGCTCGAGGTGCCTGTCATGCCGGTCTCCACACAAAAGTACCGGAGCACGGACATCTCTGGGGACTACGCCGGCATGGTGAGGGCTCTTGGCGGATATGGTGAGCGTGTGATGACTCCGGAGCAGATCATTCCTGCTATCCGGCGCGGCATTGCCAAGACAGAAGAAGGCGTGCCTGCACTGCTGGAATTCATTACTGCTCAGGAGACGGAGTTTTCGTCGTTCTAG
- a CDS encoding phosphate ABC transporter substrate-binding protein codes for MKKTLLGSLVAFGLTVLPLTAQAGTVTVKGSDTMVILAQRWAEAFMKKNPATKLQVTGGGSGTGLAALQNGTTDIAMSSREMKEAEEEKLRQRYNTPPTSVSVAKDGVTFYVNESNPVQALTLEQLKDIYLGDTTSWKAVGGPDAPIVLYSRENSSGTYAFVKEKVLDGDDYASNAQTLPGTAAVANAVAKEKNGIGYGGAAYAKGIKELKVKKDNDAFAPTAENVKSGKYPLSRDLFFYLRNKPSGETKAFIDFALSPEGQAIVSQVGYFPVK; via the coding sequence ATGAAGAAGACCCTGCTTGGAAGCCTCGTCGCCTTCGGCCTCACCGTCCTCCCGCTCACTGCCCAGGCGGGCACCGTGACGGTGAAGGGCTCCGACACCATGGTCATCCTCGCCCAGCGCTGGGCCGAGGCGTTCATGAAGAAGAACCCCGCCACCAAGCTTCAAGTGACGGGCGGCGGCTCCGGCACGGGCCTGGCGGCCCTGCAGAACGGCACCACCGACATCGCCATGTCCAGCCGCGAGATGAAGGAGGCGGAGGAGGAGAAGCTGCGCCAGCGCTACAACACCCCGCCCACCTCCGTGAGCGTGGCCAAGGACGGCGTCACCTTCTACGTCAACGAGTCCAACCCGGTGCAGGCGCTCACCTTGGAGCAGCTCAAGGACATCTACCTGGGCGACACCACGTCCTGGAAGGCCGTGGGCGGGCCGGACGCCCCCATCGTCCTGTACTCGCGGGAGAACTCGTCGGGCACCTACGCCTTCGTGAAGGAGAAGGTGCTGGACGGGGACGACTACGCCTCCAACGCCCAGACGCTCCCGGGCACCGCCGCGGTGGCCAACGCGGTGGCCAAGGAGAAGAACGGCATCGGCTACGGCGGCGCTGCCTACGCCAAGGGCATCAAGGAGCTGAAGGTGAAGAAGGACAACGACGCCTTCGCCCCCACGGCGGAGAACGTCAAGAGCGGCAAGTACCCGCTGTCGCGCGACCTGTTCTTCTACCTGCGCAACAAGCCCTCCGGCGAGACCAAGGCCTTCATCGACTTCGCGCTGTCCCCGGAAGGCCAGGCCATCGTCTCCCAGGTCGGTTACTTCCCGGTGAAGTAG